The segment CTCTTGCAAGATAGAAATGGCACAAGATACTTAGGTTGCACATTGTTGGGGTTATTGATACCAGTATAAAAACATCCCTACCTTTTATGCTTTGTTGGCAACTTGACttatatttgattttgttttgtggTAAACTTCAGATTCATCTGTACCCTTCCTAGAATGCTAATGTATTTCCATCCATCTTTTGTTCACTGCCTTCACAGTGCTCCGATGGTTCGAATGAATTCGTTGGTCTATGCAACCTGCTTTGCTGATGCTGCAAGGTATCACATACAATATGTTTATGTATGCTGTAGCTGTTGTCAATCTGGATAGGATATATGATGGTATTGTATTTCTTCTTGCAGTTCATCAGAGCTGTCGCTAGCATATGTCAAGCTAATTCAGCATTTAGCAACTTTCAAAGGGTATTCAGGTAAGTTGCCACATGACCAAGATGTGTTATAGCCTCCAATTTTGTAAGCTCCCACTTGGCTACTTTATAGCCTTACATTCTCTTATTGATCTGAAGCGGCATTCTCTGCTCTCAAGCTTGCTGAAGAGAAGTTCCCGTTGTCAGCAAATTCACATATCCAGCTTCTTAAAATGCAATTATTGCACGAGCGTGCTCTGCATCGGTAAAAAGCTGTTTCTgcactttttttaatattcttttaGTGGCTGCAGTCTACATCCATAATCTGATGTGTTATTATTGATCTATGTAGAGGACACCTGAAAGTTGCGCAACAGATCTGTGATGAGTTTGCTGTGTTGTCATCTTCTGTTAGTGGAGTCGACATTGAGCTGAAGACAGAAGCTAGGTTACGGCATGCTCGCACGCTTCTTGCCGCAAAACAATTTAGTCAGGTTCTTGGATTCATTTCTCATTATTACCTAAGCGACATTTTGTGCATCATTTCTTTGTCCTTTGATTAAGAAGCCTGTCAATCTTTGGTGTGCAGCTGGAGCTAAGGCGCTCCACGAGCTTCTATGTAGGTCGCTTGCCCAGTTGCCCTAGATGCCTAATCGCTGCTAGGTgtgcttttgttttgtttttttgcgcGCCACTTTTTGTGACCTTTTTTTTGGAGGGGTCCTTTTGGATCCCTTGGTTGTAcatatttctttcttcttcttaatgaaatgaagcaCAGTCCTCTTACGTTTTCGAGGGGAAAAAAAGCCTTTGCAAATGTGTCAACCTATATTCAAGCGCATTTACCCCCTTTTCCCTGTTCAAGTCCAGCCCCTCTTTGTCCATTACTTCAACCATTCTGCCTCCTGAATTTATTCAGATCATGCCCAAAAActcacaaaaataaatattgctCTAATACTTGTGTATCCTTGTGTAGGCAGCAAATGTGGCAAATTCTCTTTTCTCTACTTGCTACAAGTACAACATGCAGGTGGAGAATGCAAGTGTTCTTTTATTACTTGCAGAGATACAGAAAGTAAGAAAACACATTTTTTGGGAACTAGCATCTAATTATGTTGCAACGCCCACAAGCAAACTAatacttttcttattttttgccaGAATTCTGACAATGCAGTCCTTGGGCTTCCTTACGCATTAGCTAGTCAATCATTCTGCAAATCATTTAACTTAGATCTGCTTGAAGCCTCGGCTACACTAACTCTTACTGAATTATGGCTGGCTCTTGGATCAACCCATGCAAAGAGGGCCTTGAGTCTTGTTTGCCAAAGCCTTCCAATGATCCTTGGTCATGGTGGACTTGAGCTGCGCGCTCGAGCTCACATAGTTCTTGCAAAATGCTATCTGTCCGATCCAAAATTCTCAGGTATATCCTAATCATGCTTTCGCATCACTGCAGTTCTGTCCCGCATCATTTTAGTTTTCATAACATGATCAACCTTTAGATATGCCAAATAGCACGTAACAAAATGTTGCTGTTGCTTTTTGTAAGCTTTTACTGAATGGTCAATTTACATGTCAGCCTGAATACATTTGTGATGTTACACGTCTTGAATCTGTGAGGCTTGTTAGTTTTTTCTTACTTTAGAAAAACCGGTTCCCCTTTGTCCTTTCATCATGGCAGTTTCCGAAGACCCTTCTGCTGTTCTAGATCCTCTGAACCAAGCTGCGGAAGATCTGGAGGTTTTGGAGGTGAGCTGCTGGACACTATTTCTGTTGATCCCttgaaaaaaatgcattttaatTTAGAGCTGATCGAGTGAATTTTCTACTGTGTAGTACCACGAAATGGCGGCAGAAGCATACTACCTAAAGGCAATGGTCTACAACAATCTAGGAAAACTGGATGAGAGGGAGGAAGCTGCAGCTTCTTTCAAGGAGCACACACTCGCCCTTGAAAACCCATATAACGAAGAGGATTCACTTGCTTGCTGATACTATCAACTGAAATGGCAAGCTCAGCTCCCGTTTGTCCAGCAGAATGCCTTGCTGAGAAGAAGAAAGCGGCGTCAGCAGATCGGTGGTGCATCCATGGATGATTGATCAGTCTACATATGCCCCCTGTGCATGCATTGGTTGCATTACGAGCCCAACCAAATGGCTACATGGAAAGTCGGAAACGATCAGCATCTGATGTTAATTTGCTAGCTGCTGCAATCCAATCGCACTTTCATTttcatcctttttctttttgccaagcTACTACTGTACATACATGCCATGGTTTGGTTTGATAATTTGACAAGATATGATGGCCATGGCTACTGTCCTGCTGACAACTACTGGACATATATATGCGTGTTGATGATGTTCTTGTACGTTTCGTACCTTTTGTTAGTGGCACATGCTTATATTATGCGTTACGCTCATGTAAATATTTTCgatccatacatatatatattctcgaTCGCTACTTTCCTTTCTGTCTCAATACCGAACTGATGTTATAAGAAAGAACAGATGTTGAAGTAGTGGTTGTAGTTTCATTGAAGTAAATGCCATGAtttattctattatcttaaaaaaaaaaacagatgttGGAGTAAACTCTCGAAGCCTGTTCGCTAccaaaacttaaattttagaattgattttgagtttttttttttatttacttgtaAACTGTGAAGAACACCGATATAAAAGTTTTGAACAAAATTATTTTACTTACTAACTTAGCTTATTTTTCAACGGTTTATCAACCGTAGATTAAACGATCATAGCGGAAGTAAATTGATCAAAAGTTAATCGTATTCTCATAGTTTTCATTTCTTAACCATTTTATTGCTTTTGTAGTAAATGGGCTAGAGATCCAAATTATACTTAGTttcttactttatttttttgacaGCTTATTAGTTGTAGATTAAACAATCATAGCTGAAGTAAATTGATCAAAAGTCAATCGTATTCTCCTAGTTTTCATTTCTTAACCATTTTATTGGTTTGGAGTAAAAGGGCTCGTGATCCAAATGTCATCAGGAGGCTAGCTGCCATTATCATGAGGCAGACGTCTGACTGGCTAATATGCTAGCTGCAGGTTGTTATGAGTATGACACGCCAAAATCAGCAGTGACAGTAGCAATTAAGTACACACATGCACTTCCAAAAACATGTCCTAAGATGTGACAAACCTGTTGCTTTCGCCTCTTTTACGTGAAAGGGAGGCAACATACGCATGGGCTATCCTACACTTTTGCACAAATTACCGTGTTAGCACAAATTAATCATGTTTCTCATTACACTTTGAAGATGCACTGGCTAGTGTAGTGACAAGGTGTATGATTTCAACATCAAAGTCCGTGTTCAATTCTCGGcacccttagagcaagttttatagtagagGTGGCTATCACATCCAATTTTATATATAACATACATAATTAAATCAAGAGGTGATATGTATAATATGTCATCTCTACCACACAATCCCCAATATCTCTAATACTCTCACATATTTATTGAAGTTTGTGTAGGGGCTGCCCCTTGTATGAGAGGtgactatttctctctcatccttctTTTCTCCTCCACTTCACTATTTAGTCCTATGTGACATCTTGAGACTTGTGCTTGGATgcccatagtacttgcccttatattttcttcttaattatttgcCCAGACCTTTTTAAGTTGTTACACTTGATCATGATCAAGTTCATTTCCTGGTTAATTGTCCAGCGGTTTTTTTTAGTCATTACACTTTATCTTAAATTCCCAAACCCTACATGTACAACAGAAACCCTACCCTACATTGATGGCTTGATGACTGCTAGCTAGGCTGCTGGGAAAACCACATCAACATTAGTGTAGTTGTAAGAAAAACAACTAATGGGTGAGAGTTGtaaaatatattcttttaaaGATAATGGATAAAATCCACCCTTTGGTTCAACCGAAGCTACAACCAAAGAGTtgtaaaatataaaattgagTAATTTTCACATTAAGCCATTTATATTCACCAAAGTTTCACTTAAGACTAGGCCTAAACCAACATTTTCACATTAGACCAAATATTGCACTTGTAAAGTCCCAACTAATATAATACTCCTTTGCGTTTGGCATTTTGCAATTTTGTCATACAAAAAGCTGCAAAGTACAGTCCCAACTATTCATGATAATTActccttaattaattagtgcaGTACACTAAACATTTTGCAATTTTGCCAAAGACATAATCTTCAAAGTACAGTCAAATAAGTGAACAACTGTTTATGATTATTACTATAGTACAGTAACCATAATAAGCAGCTCAAGCTAATTAAACATCACTCGTACTTATTTACTTATCAATTTTACATCGTCTTCACTCACTCAATCACTCTCTCATCAAAATTCCCTTAGACagggaaaataaaaaggaaaaaaaactcaaattaaAAGGCAAAGAACCACAAAGTTCTCCGAGCTATTTACAAATGGGTCCAGCCcagcccggcccggcccggcccacaAGCCCAACCGacggccggccgcgcgcggctactcgctgtcgtcgtcctcgtcgccggcggcggcgagcgcggcgcggaAGACGTCGGCGCGGCAGGGGATGCGGAGCGGGCCGTGGTGGTCGTAGCCGTACTCCTGCGCagcgcggcggaggagctcggcCAGCGCCGGCCGCCCGAGCAGCTCGGCGCGCACGACGaaccgctccgccgccgccgcctcgccgccatcccccTCCCCGACCACGTACACCGGCACGTGCCCCTCGGGTACCccctcgtgcgccgccgccgccgacgaagacCTCTTCCCGCtgctcccgcctccgccgcctccgcggcgtggcgccggcgagaatggcggcggcgaggagggagacgagCAGTCGCCGACTCGGGAGAGCCGTCGGATCATCTGCCTCATCGGATCGGACGGTCCAGATCTCTCACTTCACTCGCAGTCGCAGTGTGCGTGAGCTCACGgggggaggcgaggcgaggcgggagTATTTATAGCGGGAAAGGGAGCGTGTCCGTCACGTGGCTGACGTGTCGGGCCCCGGGAGCGTGGGCCCACCCTGTCAGTGTGATGAGTACCGAGAGGTACAAGTGGGAGTACGGCTTTAGGTACGGCCTCCTTTTCGTTTCCCTCttttttgcttttatttttatttttttatataaaaaattatgtcTTGTTGCTTTCTGATTAGTGTGCAAGAGAAATTTTCTTTCTGGAgggatatttttgttttgtttttcttgtctgGTGGAATCTCAGTGCAGTACACAACGATGTGCATATATTGCTTGCTTCAACTGTATATGTTTATGCTTTTATTTGCATGCTTTAACCATGTGTTTACTTTCATCTTGTCCACTTGATCTTTTTAAGGGAAAATAGACCTTGTACTTCTAGtaattgatgttttttttcgTCAAAAACACAACACACACGAAAATAAACCAAATAGAATGCTCATGCAGTAATTAATTGAACATGGACACTACTGTAAATCAAGggtacatacatacatgaaCCCTAGACGGTACAAAAGTGTTGgttgtcaacttgtcatcaCTACATATACTAATCAtctagtattaattatttttttcaaaaagggagTAACAATTGTATAGACTTGCATGCATGTCCGGAAATAAAAAGGCAGTACAGATGCTTTAGTAGGTCACTCTATTAACATATGGTATCAGATCATACAATTggtttaagtttaattaattaggctttaAAGGTCAAAGCAAACAGCAACAATATATGAGCCGTACACAATTAAGGCCGGGTATCCGTGCGTGCGTGCTGACGCAATCAATCTCCACCTTTAGCACTacaaaaatcaatataaatgcCCTACACATTTAGATAACTAGATGAATACTCCGCCACGTTATTGCGGGAAATTAAGTTGTATAGTATGTACAAATAAGctatattatattttgtaaacaaaaataaaatgactTCCCTATGTTTTATATAATTAACACATGATTGCAAATATAATGCAAGGtgaatatattttgtaattgatacttatgaattttgaacTAAAAAACAATTGAGATTGTATGGTTTtgtgagagaagaaagaagagactaTTTGTACCATATatctatcatccaaaggctaaaaataattaggatgatgtggcttcatgagagaagagagaaataacattaactataATTAGTGGGATggactatataagtatataggatttcTCTTGTGTGTATTCCAACTTTTAGGTAAGCTATTTCCTCCCTTCTAAAACATACTAACTACTATGAAGATAGCAATATTTTGATATGTATGAAGTAACTCTGGCAATATCTGTTAGCAAGCTGATATTTTTGAAGAGAGtacttctaaaattaaatttcaagAATATTAATCAAAAAATTAAACTCGGATAAATTAGTTCCACCATAAAAAATCTAACCAACTGAGCGTTCAACTCTCTAAGGGGCTGATCTACAGTAGAAGGGCCGATGTCAGGCAacaccgacgactttcggcAAAACCTATAGCGAAACTGCTTATATATATCTAAGCATAATTAGTGTACTAAGACACcgatagacacgttatgacaccaatgaatcaattttctggatccgccattGATTCTCTATACATATTATATGTACAACTATAATTACTTCAACTCTTCACACATAATCAAATATACTTTAGTTAGGTATGTTTGCAcacgcgtacgtacgtacatttAGCATTGTGCATTGAACAAGCTAGCTATATATGTATGCTAGCTAGCTTTATCTAGCTAGGagtagtagcttttttttttagataatagaaatagattacatctccggcttctgtcataagacacacagccatatatttaaaagtaataaaaaggtaagataaaagtaaatcaaaatgagaaataaggtgatgggacaaatccccaactcccctttattattgactagcgttaaaccacgtaaaatattttagctagcaattcttATGGAACTACGCCACCCATAATAGAATAAGAGACCCTTGGCTACCGATTCCAAGAGTGTAGCACAattgcgcatagtatcctgCTCCTCCTATGGTAGCATTGTAGACCAAAAGTGGAGCCAGTAGGAagacatgaagataacctgcataGGGTTAGATAGttgtttaccattaaaaactttatcattgcgacaacgccaaattgaccaacatacaGCACTAGCTCCAATTAGAATCATCTTCTTAATGGACCTAGATACCCCTCTAAGCCAATTAACGAAAATGTTTTTGGCGTTACGGGGTGGGGGATATTAAAAGCAAAAAACCCACATCTCCAAACAAACTGAGCGACATGACACTCAAAGAAAAGATATTGGATTGTCTCTTGTACATAGCAGAAAGAACAATGTTTGTCtccccccaatttttttttagctgGGTTATTTTTCGTTAGAATTACTTTCTTGTGAAGAAACCACGTAAAGATCTTAATTTTTAGCTAGGAGTAGTAGCTAGAGGAACATATCTATCttagtataatatatatacagtgCCACTGGCAATATAGAGCTAGTTGTGCGTATATACCAAGCTTATTGCGATGCAGCACACAGCACAAACCgcttacatgtgtatatatagggCACTTAAATTAATAGTTAGTCGGAGGCATGCATGTATCACTGTCAGTTAATTGGAGGCTGACTAGgcctagctcgatcgatcgatccacttTTTATATTGTCATTCATTAGCCAGCTAGGTTAAGCTTTGTGATAGTTGACACTACCTAGTTAGCTAGAGCTACTGCTCCACTGTCACAAAGACAAATCGTTTTTGACAGGAGACCGTCGTCATTAAGATGCAACATCATCCCCCACCaattattctttttattttattcacgAATGCGAAAaaaattgcacgtcaatatattagagaaGAAAGCAGAGTTTTGATTAGGGGCAATTGTATCTATGCCCCCGCTTTCGAAGCCAATTGCTATTTTACCCccattttttagggtttgcagttttacccttactttttaaatttgaagcaGCCGTGTACCCCTGTTTCAAACAGCAGGTTCTAACGGTGTTAGTTGTAGAGAAAATGACATTTATACCCTTAGTGGTTATAGCATTTTTGTCCCCATTTTTTTCAACTGTGTATGATTTTGCCCCCTATTTTGTGACTTTAGCTtgtaaataattcaaatatgaGCATCTCTTGTGATGTTTTTGTATTTTAaccaaaaaaatcacaaatactaGACAATTACgaaatttgaccaaaatttgaataaaatttcgACAATATTTTAATAGAATTTTGACACAAACTAGCCTCAGCCAAATTAATTCAATCTGAAGCGAAAACAAAACCAAATCAAAGCTAAAATATCACACGCTGAAATTAATTCCGGACATCATAAATCTTCAACCAGCCGCCTTCCATCCACCCCAATCGCCACGTCTAACTCCACAATTATGCAGTAAACTCCTGAAGTGCAAAACCACTAGTAGCATCATCCTGAACTGGAACTTTATGAGCGGAAAAgaagcacttggccagttcggAGATGCCAGCGACGTCGTCGAGCGCTAGCTGCTCGTCCTCCGCCGCTGGGAGGCGGCCgtccggcgccgctgccggcgcAGCGTTGCCCGGCATGAGCGCGCGAAGGTGGTGCGAAAccggccgccctcgccgccgccgcgacggccgccgGCTACTCCGCGCGCCTGGGAgcggccgttgccgccgcctgGCTACTGCCCCGTCGGAGCGCCGCGCGAGCCCCCGTCCTTgcagccgctgccgcgccgcgcgcacgcCCTCGCCGCTGCTGCCCTGCCACGCGCCGCCGATAGGTTTCGGGTTGGGAGGAGAGGGATTCAGTCTCCAATTCTCTATCCATTCACTGAGGGGTACAAAGGTAAATTCATATTTcatgaaatctttttttttattttcttttgtatttctttAACCCAAAATGCAGGACCCACCTAACGGATGTTAGAAGTGAGGACATACGGCTGGTTCAGATTTAAAAAGTGGGGTAaaactgcaaaccctaaaaaaatgAGGGTAAAACAGTAGTTAAGTTTGAAAGTGGGGGTATAGATGCAATTATCCCTTTTGATTACACAACGTAAACGACCAGAAAACCATTGCCAGGGGACAAGAAGAAAATTGGAAAGGAAAAGACTgtaaaaggaagaaaaatcctccttaaagaaaaaaactcctattaattatttttttacataccACTATCTTATAATCCTCATAAAATTTTAGTGTAGCAGAAATTAATTTCAGAGAAACGTATTTATCCATGTGATTTTTACGCATGTCCAATTTAACTATTCCTTCTGTTTCAAATCATTCTAGATCTATATACTGAATCAAACGTTCTAATTTGTATCATCAATAATTtcttaaaactcaaatagtttAGTGTCATGAGAAATATTTCATGATATATAATTTACTTGTTGAACTACACGGATTTCTaaaaattgatggtcaaagatAAGACATGTGTGATTTAGGACAAATGTAAaatgtgaaacggatggagtacttaaaAAGATGAATATTAATATGTAAATAAGAGTTCTTACTAGTTCTTAAGAAAATAATGTTGACAAAATGTGACCACACACTCACGtccaaaaacacacacaaaaatgaTTGTGATAAAGAGAGAGGCGCCATGGATACACACAGCACTTCTTTGTTGGAACCTAGCGAAGCAAATGGATATGGACACCTCAACGAACTGACCCGTACGCCCGCACGTAGTAcggggattttttttaacttttaattttatttattaaaatatataaaaatagttttttggTTTTAAAGTATTACAAATCAACCCCTTACCGTTCTTtaggagttttttttccaaaaaaaaagcgccctccaaagaattttttttataacgtgACACATGTCCATTGATATATTGGAATGGTCATGAGGAAGAAAAGTGGCACTTCACGGGCAACCCCCACCCTCTAAAATAGCGACCTACAATATTTTGCAGACGGTCCCCTTATAACCCTCTAGGATGACGTTAAGGGGGTTGTCTATAAATGGCTAGCCCCGATTATTTTACAGGCGAATCCCTTGTAGCCTTCCGAGAGAGCGACAAGGGGGTTGCTAATAAAATGGTCGACCACTCTTCATGCGGCGGTTAGCATGAGCCAATAACCGTGTGCCacgttattttttaaaaacgcACTCCCAAAAAGCGTTAGGGGTGTAGagttttaaaactttgaaaCCAAAAGTTAtttgtttaaaatattttaataagtaaaaacaaaaaaaaattaaagaattcCGTAGCACTGTAGCCCATTTTTGATATGGCCAAGGCCCACATAGCAACGCATATGCATCATTCATGGGCCTCCATTTCTAGTGGGTTTCATgggcttctctttttttcctcggCCGAAGGCGAAGCGTTCTTTTCCCCTTTGGGACGCGggttccctcgccgccgccgccgcagtgaCCACCTCGCTCGCCGGCGGACTCGAttggctcaccggcggcgacggaggaggaggaggcatcTGCGGCGTTCGGCGCGACCCCGGAGATGGAGGGGTTCCTCTGCGACCGCCTGCTCGACGCGGCGCAGCCCATCGCCGAGCGCTTCCGGGCGCTCTTCTCCCTCCGCAACCTCCGCGGCGACGCCCctcgccgcgccctcctccAAGGTCTCCCCCTCGTCGGCTCACCCGCTTACTTGTCTCCTTATGCAGCAGCTTTGGTTTCCACCATGATATGATTCAAGGTCTCAGTAGCTTGCCGACTTGGTGTCAGTACTCAGCGATCGACGACGTAGCATAGTTAGCTGCCATCTTTCTTCTAATTTGCTTTCGTTGATCGAGCTAGTTTGATGCGATTCGAGGTTGTGAAGATGCAATTAGTTGTCTGTGTGCTGGTAGACTGGTAGCATTTCTTCGGTATATGGTGGCAAGTATTACTGTCATGCCTTGTAGTTTGGTACCAAATTCCCAATTCAGTAATCCATCTCGCATTCTTGCTCAGGCGTTGATCTGACAAAGTTACTTTATATTTCCTTTCTTGTACTAGTTAATTCTGTGCTAATTTATGCTCTCTTATGATTTATGAATCATCCTTGAAGTCTGAAAACAGTGTTTAACATTGAACTGAGAATGATTGTTTATGTTTCTACTGTCATATAGAGCTGTTAGATCCAATTGCCTGTCAATGTTTTGTTAATGAACGGGCTTAAGAATACCTGATGTGTTTGCTGCAATGCTCAGCTGCAAGGGACTCTTCAAACTTGCTTGCCCATGAGGCTGCATTTGCACTAGGACAAATGCAAGATGCTGAGGCTATCCCTGCATTAGAGGCAGTTCTCAAAGATCTTTCACTTCATCCAATTGTCCGACACGAGGTAATTGCTACGACGGACTAATGCCATCTTCTGCTTATAGTGATTTACTTTCAATTTTGAGAAGCTTTGTATGTTTATTCATTCATTAGGCTGCGGAAGCGCTTGGAGCTATTGGCCTGGAAAAGAGCATTTCCCTGCTGGAGGAGAGTTTAGCTGTTGATCCTGCCGTGGAAGTTCAAGAAACATGTGAGCTGGCTATTAGACGGATAGAAGAGCAAAAGAATACTAGTGGAGTTGAAAGTGCAACTGTTTCACCTTTTCTCTCAGTTGATCCAGCACTGCCTGCAAAGCAAGGACTTCCAGTAGAACAACTAAGGCATGTCGTTCAACACAGTCCTACATGTCTTCATTGTGCTTTGTGTGTATTATCATGCTACTAATAGCATGGTTATTAATTTTCAGGGAGCTTCTTCTCAACGAGCAAGAAATCATGTATGAACGTTATGCAGCTCTCTTTGCACTAAGGAATGACAGTGGAGATGCTGCTGTTTCTGCTATTGTTGCTGCTCTAGGCGTCAAAAGTGCTCTTCTACGCCACGAGGTTTGCTTGAAGCCTTGAACTTCGATAATCGCTGTTGCATCTTTGTCCACAAGCATAAGTTATGCAGATCCTTACATCTCTTGTTATGATACAGAAAGGACATTAGCAAAGCAAAATTATCCAGTTACACCTACTCAGTTTTGTACTAATTAGGATACCCAATAAATTGTTTTCTGTAAGAAACTAGGGGTGGCGCTTCATCCAAATAAGGTAGAGAAAAAGGCAACATATCAGGATAGGTTTGGTGGCATGATGTATTTCATGAGACAGCTGAATATTCTAGAGTGCACATTTCTTGATCTATTCATGATAGCACCATCTCTAAAGATCAATCTATTCTTTTTATTGAGATAATCATCAACCTTTTTCATATTGTTACTGTTATTTATGTTGTCATTGTGTTCTCCACTGTAATCATTTTTTCTTCTGTAATGTTTTGCAGGTTGCTTATGTGTTAGGCCAGCTACAAAACAAAGCTGCTTCAGATGCACTTTCCACTGTCCTGAAGAATGTTGATGAGCATCCAATGGTCAGGCATGAAGCTGCTGAGGCCCTTGGTTCAATTGCAGGTAACTAATACGATAAGATTTGATTTCATCAGTCTCTCATCAACCATGGATATATTGTCAAAGCTTTGTGAGAATATGTCCAATGCTGTCCTGCAGATCAGGAAAGCATTGCACTTCTGGAGGAGTTTGCAAAGGACCCTGAGCCAATAGTCTCCCAGAGCTGCGAAGTAGCACTCAGCATGCTTGAATATGAGAGATCAGGGAAGGCCTTTGAGGTACATACATACACGCCAGGCCTAGATCAAACAGAAAAGCATTTGTAACTAGCTTTGTGGCATTGTCTAACACATTGTGCTGTGTTGTTCCATTCCATGCAGTTTTTGTTCCTGCAGACTCCTCAGGTGCA is part of the Oryza glaberrima chromosome 12, OglaRS2, whole genome shotgun sequence genome and harbors:
- the LOC127757832 gene encoding auxin-responsive protein SAUR71-like, encoding MRQMIRRLSRVGDCSSPSSPPPFSPAPRRGGGGGGSSGKRSSSAAAAHEGVPEGHVPVYVVGEGDGGEAAAAERFVVRAELLGRPALAELLRRAAQEYGYDHHGPLRIPCRADVFRAALAAAGDEDDDSE
- the LOC127756509 gene encoding deoxyhypusine hydroxylase-B encodes the protein MEGFLCDRLLDAAQPIAERFRALFSLRNLRGDAPRRALLQAARDSSNLLAHEAAFALGQMQDAEAIPALEAVLKDLSLHPIVRHEAAEALGAIGLEKSISLLEESLAVDPAVEVQETCELAIRRIEEQKNTSGVESATVSPFLSVDPALPAKQGLPVEQLRHLLLNEQEIMYERYAALFALRNDSGDAAVSAIVAALGVKSALLRHEVAYVLGQLQNKAASDALSTVLKNVDEHPMVRHEAAEALGSIADQESIALLEEFAKDPEPIVSQSCEVALSMLEYERSGKAFEFLFLQTPQVQQES